The sequence GCAAGATGGACGGCTGGGACCTTAGCGAGTTCGGGCCCGACGGCTCGGGGACGCCGACCTGCACGTACACCTATCAATACGTTGACCCCAACGACATCGCGCCCTACTGGGATATGGCGCAGCAGTACGTGCTCGCCGATCACACGTTTCAAACGCAAGGCAGCGGCAGTTTCACCGCCCATCAGGATTTGATCGCCGGCGGCACGCAGATCTCCGATACCGAGGCGCTGATTGACAATCCATCCTACTTCCCGTGGGGCTGCGACGCGAACAAGAGCGTCGTTACCGCCGTGATCAAGAAGGGGAGCGATAAAGTCTATCCGTTCGGCGGCCCGTTCCCGTGCCTCGAGTATCCGACGCTGCGCGATCTGCTCGACGCAAAGTCCGTCTCGTGGAAGTTCTACGCGATGCCGGTGCAAAAAGTGACTGGCTGCGAGCACGGCGACACCGCCGGGATCTGGAGCGCGTTCGACGCGATCAAGGCCGTGCGTTACAGTCCCGAATGGCAACGCAACGTCACGCGCAGCAACCTCCGCTTCTTCAAGGACGTCTCGGATAACGAACTGCCGGCGGTCTCGTGGATTACGCCCGACGGCCTGAACTCCGATCACCCCGGCGAACGCAAGCACCCGCCGTGCAAATCGGGCGGGCCGCTCATGGATACCGGTCCCTCGTGGGTCGCATCGATCGTCAACGCGGTAGGCGAGAGCGCCTACTGGAAATCCACCGCGATCGTCGTCGTGTGGGACGATTGGGGCGGCTTCTACGATCACCTCAAGCCGCCGTCGCCGCGCAACTGGCAGGGCGGGCCGGGGTTCCGCGTGCCGATGCTGATCGTCGCTCCCTACGTGAAGCCGCACGTCGAGCACACGGTCTATCAGTTCGGCAGCATCCTGCACTTCGTCGAGGATCTGTGGGACTTGGGGTCGCTCGGAAACAACGACGCCGCAACGAGCATCGGCACCGCCTTCGACTTCAACATGAAGCCGCGCAAGTTTCAGAAGATCGCATCGAAGTACTCGCGTGAGTACTTCCTGCGTCAGCCGCCCTCGGGCATCGCGCCCGACACCGAATAGGAGATGGCATGAGGAGCCGCGTTCTCACCTCGATCTTCGCGACCGCAAGCCTGCTGCTCGCCGGGTGTGCCGGCAGCGGCACCTCGGCGTTGACGGGGGCGCTCCCCTTCGCGCGGCACGGCAGCGGCAGCTCGCCGATCCAGCACGTCGTCATCATCGTTCAGGAGAACCGCAGTTTCGACAACTTCTTCGCGCTCTTCCCGAAAGCCAACGGCGCGACTCGCGGCAAAGAGATGGTGAAGAAGAAGGGCAAGTTCGTCGACAAGTGGGTGAAGCTCAAGCCGCACTCGCTGATCATGACCAGCGACATCCAGCACTGTCACAAGGCCTTCCTGACGGCGTACGACGGCGGCAAGATGGACGGCTTCAATCTCGAGTATCGCGGCGTCTGCCCGAATGGAACCAAACCGGCCGGCACGCTCGTTTATCAATACGTGCAAGAGTCCGA is a genomic window of Candidatus Binatia bacterium containing:
- a CDS encoding alkaline phosphatase family protein encodes the protein MAAVAGLAACSSNATGALPPAARLSREAGGTIPIRHVVIVIQENRSFDNFFATFPGADGTTTGSAAAMSADVQSACKAAGQQVIAKPTTIPLTKVSLIGAGFPKNFGEGADLDHIHTGFRLDEDGGKMDGWDLSEFGPDGSGTPTCTYTYQYVDPNDIAPYWDMAQQYVLADHTFQTQGSGSFTAHQDLIAGGTQISDTEALIDNPSYFPWGCDANKSVVTAVIKKGSDKVYPFGGPFPCLEYPTLRDLLDAKSVSWKFYAMPVQKVTGCEHGDTAGIWSAFDAIKAVRYSPEWQRNVTRSNLRFFKDVSDNELPAVSWITPDGLNSDHPGERKHPPCKSGGPLMDTGPSWVASIVNAVGESAYWKSTAIVVVWDDWGGFYDHLKPPSPRNWQGGPGFRVPMLIVAPYVKPHVEHTVYQFGSILHFVEDLWDLGSLGNNDAATSIGTAFDFNMKPRKFQKIASKYSREYFLRQPPSGIAPDTE